From a region of the Streptomyces tirandamycinicus genome:
- a CDS encoding acylphosphatase: protein MHEHARMTAWVRGRVQGVGFRWFTRENALEIGGLRGFALNLEDGRVQIVAEGPRENCHRLLEWLRSSDTPGAVAGVTEIWGRPRGGYDGFAIR, encoded by the coding sequence ATGCACGAGCACGCACGGATGACCGCATGGGTACGCGGCCGCGTACAGGGAGTGGGTTTCCGCTGGTTCACCAGGGAGAACGCCCTGGAGATCGGTGGCCTTCGCGGGTTCGCGCTCAACCTCGAAGACGGCAGGGTGCAGATCGTGGCGGAGGGTCCGCGTGAGAATTGCCACCGTCTTCTGGAGTGGCTGCGGTCGTCCGACACGCCCGGTGCCGTTGCCGGCGTGACCGAGATCTGGGGCCGTCCGCGCGGTGGCTACGACGGATTCGCGATCCGCTGA
- a CDS encoding ammonium transporter: MPPGITLAADAPGLSAANTGFMLICSALVMLMTPGLAFFYGGMVRVKSTLNMLMMCFISLGIVTILWVLYGFSLAFGTDSGSLIGWSSDYVGLSGIGINQLWDGYTIPVYVFAVFQLMFAIITPALISGALADRVKFTAWALFVALWATVVYFPVAHWVWGSGGWLFEMGVIDFAGGTAVHINAGAAALGVILVIGKRVGFKKDPMRPHSLPLVMLGAGLLWFGWFGFNAGSWLGNDDGVGAVMFVNTQVATAAAMLAWLAYEKIRHGSFTTLGAASGAVAGLVAITPSGGSSSPLGAIAIGAVAGLLCAMAVGLKYRFGYDDSLDVVGVHLVGGVVGSLLVGFFATGGVQSDAKGLFYGGGFEQLGKQAVGVFAVLAYSLIVSAILALVLDKTIGMRVGEDDEISGIDQVEHAETAYDFSGAGGGAGSRKTAPAPAETVAAAPQTRKVDA; this comes from the coding sequence ATGCCCCCAGGCATCACACTTGCCGCAGACGCCCCCGGGCTGTCTGCCGCCAACACCGGTTTCATGCTCATCTGCTCCGCGCTGGTGATGCTGATGACGCCCGGCCTGGCCTTCTTCTACGGAGGCATGGTCCGCGTCAAGAGCACCCTGAACATGCTGATGATGTGCTTCATCAGCCTCGGGATCGTCACCATCCTGTGGGTGCTCTACGGCTTCAGCCTCGCCTTCGGCACCGACTCCGGCTCCCTCATCGGCTGGTCCTCCGACTACGTCGGCCTGAGCGGCATCGGGATCAACCAGCTCTGGGACGGCTACACCATCCCGGTGTACGTCTTCGCCGTCTTCCAGCTGATGTTCGCGATCATCACGCCCGCGCTGATCAGCGGCGCCCTCGCGGACCGGGTCAAGTTCACCGCCTGGGCCCTGTTCGTCGCCCTGTGGGCCACCGTCGTCTACTTCCCGGTCGCGCACTGGGTCTGGGGCTCGGGCGGCTGGCTGTTCGAGATGGGCGTCATCGACTTCGCCGGCGGTACCGCGGTCCACATCAACGCGGGAGCCGCGGCCCTCGGTGTGATCCTCGTGATCGGCAAGCGCGTCGGCTTCAAGAAGGACCCGATGCGGCCGCACAGCCTGCCCCTGGTGATGCTGGGCGCCGGTCTGCTGTGGTTCGGCTGGTTCGGCTTCAACGCCGGCTCGTGGCTCGGCAACGACGACGGCGTGGGCGCGGTCATGTTCGTCAACACGCAGGTCGCCACGGCCGCCGCGATGCTCGCCTGGCTCGCCTACGAGAAGATCCGCCACGGCTCCTTCACCACGCTCGGCGCCGCCTCCGGCGCGGTCGCGGGCCTCGTCGCCATCACCCCCTCCGGAGGCTCCTCCTCCCCGCTCGGCGCCATCGCCATCGGTGCCGTCGCCGGTCTGCTCTGCGCCATGGCAGTCGGCCTCAAGTACCGGTTCGGCTACGACGACTCCCTGGACGTCGTCGGCGTCCACCTCGTCGGCGGTGTCGTCGGCTCGCTGCTCGTCGGCTTCTTCGCCACCGGCGGCGTCCAGTCCGACGCCAAGGGCCTCTTCTACGGCGGCGGATTCGAGCAACTCGGCAAGCAGGCCGTCGGCGTCTTCGCGGTCCTGGCCTACTCTCTGATCGTCTCCGCGATCCTGGCCCTCGTCCTCGACAAGACGATCGGCATGAGGGTCGGTGAGGACGACGAGATCTCGGGCATCGACCAGGTCGAGCACGCCGAGACCGCGTACGACTTCAGCGGGGCGGGCGGCGGCGCAGGCTCCCGCAAGACCGCCCCCGCACCCGCCGAGACCGTGGCAGCCGCACCGCAGACCAGGAAGGTGGACGCATGA
- the ftsY gene encoding signal recognition particle-docking protein FtsY, which yields MEIVILAVVIALVAIGAISGLVVSSRRKKQLPPSAPSSTPTITAPPAEPHVGEEAEAPREEPRRTIEEVDLPSAEEAVAEPAAVEDPVVAEPEAPSIEIPEPAAGRLVRLRARLARSQNTLGKGLLSLLSREHLDEETWEEIEDILLTADVGVAATQELVDHLRERVRVLGTRTPDELRGLLREELLRLIGTDADRSVRTESGLDTPGVVLVVGVNGTGKTTTTGKLARVLVADGRSVVLGAADTFRAAAADQLQTWGERVGARTVRGPEGGDPASIAYDAVKEGIAEGADVVLIDTAGRLHTKTGLMDELGKVKRVVEKHGPLDEVLLVLDATTGQNGLVQARVFAEVVDITGIVLTKLDGTAKGGIVISVQRELGVPVKLVGLGEGPDDLAPFEPEAFVDALVGD from the coding sequence ATGGAAATCGTCATCCTTGCTGTAGTCATCGCCCTGGTCGCGATCGGCGCGATCAGCGGGCTCGTGGTCAGCAGCCGCAGGAAGAAGCAGCTGCCGCCCTCGGCGCCGTCGAGCACGCCGACCATCACCGCTCCGCCAGCCGAGCCGCACGTCGGTGAGGAGGCGGAGGCGCCGCGGGAAGAGCCCCGCCGCACCATCGAGGAGGTCGACCTCCCGTCCGCGGAGGAGGCCGTCGCCGAGCCCGCCGCCGTCGAGGATCCGGTCGTCGCCGAGCCCGAGGCTCCCTCGATCGAGATCCCGGAACCGGCCGCGGGCCGCCTGGTGCGGCTCCGCGCCCGTCTGGCCCGCTCCCAGAACACCCTGGGCAAGGGGCTGCTCAGCCTGCTGTCCCGCGAGCACCTCGACGAGGAGACGTGGGAGGAGATCGAGGACATCCTCCTCACCGCCGACGTCGGGGTCGCGGCGACGCAGGAGCTGGTCGACCACCTGCGGGAGCGGGTGAGGGTCCTCGGCACCCGCACCCCGGACGAGCTGCGGGGGCTGCTCCGCGAGGAGCTGCTGCGGCTCATCGGTACGGACGCGGACCGCTCGGTGCGGACCGAGAGCGGCCTGGACACCCCCGGCGTCGTGCTGGTCGTCGGAGTCAACGGCACGGGCAAGACCACCACCACCGGCAAGCTGGCCCGGGTGCTCGTCGCGGACGGGCGCAGCGTCGTCCTCGGCGCGGCGGACACGTTCCGCGCGGCGGCCGCCGACCAGCTGCAGACCTGGGGTGAGCGCGTCGGTGCACGCACCGTGCGCGGACCCGAGGGCGGCGACCCGGCCTCGATCGCCTATGACGCGGTCAAGGAGGGCATCGCCGAGGGTGCCGACGTCGTCCTCATCGACACGGCGGGCCGGCTGCACACCAAGACCGGTCTCATGGACGAGCTGGGCAAGGTCAAGCGCGTGGTCGAGAAGCACGGCCCGCTGGACGAGGTGCTGCTCGTCCTCGATGCCACGACGGGCCAGAACGGCCTGGTCCAGGCCCGTGTCTTCGCCGAGGTCGTCGACATCACCGGCATCGTCCTCACCAAGCTCGACGGCACTGCCAAGGGCGGCATCGTCATCTCCGTCCAGCGCGAGCTCGGTGTGCCGGTCAAGCTGGTCGGCCTCGGTGAGGGCCCGGACGACCTGGCCCCCTTCGAGCCGGAGGCCTTCGTCGACGCTCTGGTCGGCGACTAG
- a CDS encoding AAA family ATPase, with protein sequence MHLKALTLRGFKSFASATTLRFEPGITCVVGPNGSGKSNVVDALSWVMGEQGAKSLRGGKMEDVIFAGTTGRPPLGRAEVSLTIDNSDGALPIEYAEVTITRIMFRNGGSEYQINGDTCRLLDIQELLSDSGIGREMHVIVGQGQLDSVLHADPMGRRAFIEEAAGVLKHRRRKEKALRKLDAMQANLARVQDLTDELRRQLKPLGRQAAVARRAAVIQADLRDARLRLLADDLVRMREALRTEVADEAALKERKEAAEAELKRALAREADLEDEVRRLAPRLQRAQQTFYELSQLAERVRGTVSLAEARVKSAGSVPAEERRGRDPEDMEREAARIREQEAELEAALEAAQRALEDTVAHRAELERELAVEERRLKDVARAIADRREGLARLNGQVNAARSRAASAQAEIDRLAAARDEARERAIAAQEEYEQLKAEVDGLAADDTALAERHEAARRELSEAEAALSAAREAATAAERERAAVAARHDALAQGLRRKDGTGALLSARGRLAGLLGPAAELLTVAPGYELPIAAALGAAADAVAVADPATAADAIRLLRKQDAGRASLLLSAPVPGGPRTAHGDGGVPAAGIPAPARPPADRATTPEGPAHPPPVQPAVPVWAPGDRPGAAAQPHQVPAPAATAPPRDGEGAAGAPRAVDLVSGPQELMPAVARLLRDTVVVGTLEDAEDLVRAEPGLVAVTAEGDLLGAHFAHGGSAGVPSLLEVRASVDEAAAELEELAVRCDELAAGQREAAGRRTACASLVEELGERRRAAEKEKAGVAQQLGRLSGQARGAAGEAERTAAAAERAQAALEKALYEAKELAERLAVAEETPVDEEPDTSARDRLAADGANARQTEMEARLQVRTHEERVKGLAGRADALDRGARAEREARARAERRRARLRHEAAVAEAVASGARQLLAHAEVSVVRAERERAAAEAAKAERERELTAARAEGRDLKSELDKLTDSVHRGEVLGAEKRLRIEQLETRALEELGVEPAGLVAEYGPDQPVPPSPPAEGEELPEDPGHPRNQPRPFVRAEQEKRLRSAERAYQQLGKVNPLALEEFSALEERHKFLSEQLEDLKKTRADLLQVVKEVDERVEQVFTDAYRDTAREFEGVFSRLFPGGEGRLVLTDPDNMLTTGVDVEARPPGKKVKRLSLLSGGERSLTAVAMLVSIFKARPSPFYVMDEVEAALDDTNLQRLIRIMQELQESSQLIVITHQKRTMEVADALYGVSMQGDGVSKVISQRLR encoded by the coding sequence GTGCACCTCAAGGCCCTGACCCTCCGCGGGTTCAAATCCTTCGCCTCGGCGACGACGCTGCGCTTCGAGCCCGGCATCACCTGCGTCGTGGGGCCGAACGGCTCCGGCAAGTCCAATGTCGTGGACGCGCTGTCCTGGGTCATGGGCGAGCAGGGGGCGAAGTCCCTGCGCGGCGGAAAGATGGAGGACGTCATCTTCGCGGGGACGACCGGGCGCCCGCCGCTCGGCCGTGCGGAGGTATCCCTCACGATCGACAATTCCGACGGGGCGCTCCCGATCGAATACGCCGAAGTCACGATCACGCGAATCATGTTCCGCAACGGCGGCAGCGAGTACCAGATCAACGGGGACACCTGCCGGCTGCTGGATATCCAGGAACTCCTGTCCGATTCGGGTATCGGGCGGGAGATGCACGTCATCGTCGGGCAGGGCCAGCTCGACTCCGTCCTCCACGCGGACCCGATGGGACGCCGGGCGTTCATCGAGGAGGCCGCGGGCGTCCTCAAGCACCGCAGGCGCAAGGAGAAGGCCCTGCGGAAGCTCGACGCCATGCAGGCGAACCTCGCCCGTGTCCAGGACCTCACCGACGAACTGCGGCGGCAGCTCAAACCGCTGGGCCGGCAGGCCGCCGTGGCGCGCCGGGCCGCGGTCATCCAGGCCGACCTGCGCGACGCCCGCCTGCGTCTCCTCGCCGACGACCTCGTGCGCATGCGCGAGGCGCTCAGGACCGAAGTCGCCGACGAGGCCGCGCTCAAGGAGCGCAAGGAGGCCGCGGAGGCCGAGCTCAAGAGGGCCCTGGCCCGGGAGGCGGACCTGGAGGACGAGGTGCGCCGGCTGGCACCCCGGCTGCAGCGGGCCCAGCAGACCTTCTACGAGCTCTCCCAGCTGGCCGAACGGGTGCGCGGCACGGTGTCGCTGGCCGAGGCCCGGGTGAAGAGCGCCGGGTCGGTGCCCGCGGAGGAGCGGCGCGGCCGCGACCCGGAGGACATGGAGCGGGAGGCGGCGCGGATCCGCGAGCAGGAGGCCGAGCTGGAGGCCGCGTTGGAGGCGGCCCAGCGCGCGCTGGAGGACACCGTCGCCCACCGTGCCGAACTGGAGCGCGAACTGGCGGTCGAGGAGCGCCGGCTGAAGGATGTGGCCCGGGCGATCGCCGACCGCCGCGAAGGCCTCGCCCGCCTCAACGGGCAGGTCAACGCCGCCCGCTCACGCGCCGCTTCGGCCCAGGCGGAGATCGACCGGCTGGCGGCCGCCCGGGACGAGGCGCGCGAGCGGGCGATCGCGGCCCAGGAGGAGTACGAGCAGCTCAAGGCCGAGGTCGACGGGCTGGCGGCGGACGACACCGCGCTGGCGGAACGGCACGAGGCGGCGAGGCGTGAACTGTCCGAGGCGGAGGCGGCCCTGTCGGCCGCCCGGGAGGCGGCCACGGCCGCCGAACGCGAGCGGGCCGCCGTCGCCGCACGCCACGACGCCCTCGCGCAGGGCCTTCGCCGCAAGGACGGCACCGGCGCACTGCTCTCCGCCCGGGGCCGGCTCGCCGGACTGCTGGGCCCCGCCGCCGAGCTGCTGACGGTCGCTCCCGGCTACGAACTCCCCATCGCGGCGGCCCTCGGGGCGGCGGCGGACGCGGTCGCCGTCGCGGATCCCGCCACGGCGGCCGACGCCATCCGGCTGCTCCGCAAGCAGGACGCGGGCCGTGCGTCCCTGCTGCTGTCCGCGCCGGTACCGGGCGGCCCCCGTACGGCCCACGGCGACGGGGGAGTGCCCGCGGCCGGGATCCCGGCTCCCGCGCGGCCGCCCGCGGACCGCGCCACCACGCCCGAGGGCCCGGCGCATCCGCCGCCCGTGCAGCCCGCGGTTCCGGTGTGGGCACCGGGCGACCGCCCCGGCGCGGCCGCACAGCCGCACCAGGTGCCCGCCCCCGCGGCGACCGCCCCGCCCCGCGATGGTGAAGGAGCGGCGGGGGCGCCCCGGGCCGTCGACCTGGTGAGCGGGCCGCAGGAGCTGATGCCGGCCGTGGCGAGGCTCCTCCGGGACACGGTGGTCGTCGGGACGCTGGAGGACGCCGAGGACCTGGTCCGTGCGGAGCCGGGACTGGTGGCGGTCACCGCCGAGGGCGACCTGCTCGGCGCCCACTTCGCCCACGGGGGCTCCGCGGGTGTGCCCAGCCTCCTGGAGGTCCGGGCGTCGGTCGACGAGGCCGCGGCCGAGCTGGAGGAGCTGGCCGTGCGGTGCGACGAACTCGCGGCGGGGCAGCGCGAGGCGGCCGGGCGGCGTACGGCGTGCGCCTCCCTCGTGGAGGAGCTGGGCGAGCGGAGACGGGCGGCCGAGAAGGAGAAGGCCGGCGTCGCCCAGCAACTGGGCCGGCTGTCCGGGCAGGCCCGCGGCGCCGCCGGGGAGGCCGAACGCACCGCCGCGGCGGCCGAGCGCGCCCAGGCCGCCCTGGAGAAGGCGCTGTACGAGGCGAAGGAGCTGGCCGAGAGGCTGGCCGTCGCCGAGGAGACCCCCGTCGACGAGGAGCCGGACACCTCGGCGCGGGACCGGCTCGCCGCCGACGGCGCCAACGCCCGGCAGACCGAGATGGAGGCCCGGCTGCAGGTCCGTACCCACGAGGAGCGGGTGAAGGGGCTCGCCGGGCGTGCCGACGCGCTGGACCGCGGAGCACGCGCGGAACGCGAGGCGCGGGCGCGCGCCGAGCGGCGCCGTGCCAGGCTCCGCCACGAGGCGGCCGTCGCCGAGGCGGTGGCGAGCGGTGCCCGTCAGCTCCTGGCCCACGCCGAGGTGTCCGTCGTCCGGGCGGAGCGGGAGCGTGCCGCCGCCGAGGCGGCCAAGGCGGAGCGGGAGCGCGAGCTGACCGCCGCCCGCGCGGAGGGCCGGGACCTCAAGAGCGAGCTGGACAAGCTCACCGACTCCGTGCACCGCGGCGAGGTCCTCGGAGCCGAGAAGCGGCTGCGGATCGAGCAGCTGGAGACCAGGGCGCTGGAGGAGCTGGGCGTCGAACCGGCCGGGCTGGTCGCGGAGTACGGTCCCGACCAGCCCGTACCGCCGTCGCCGCCGGCCGAGGGGGAGGAGCTCCCCGAGGACCCCGGGCACCCGCGCAACCAGCCGCGGCCGTTCGTCCGCGCCGAGCAGGAGAAGCGGCTCAGGTCCGCCGAACGGGCCTATCAGCAACTCGGAAAGGTGAATCCGCTCGCCCTGGAGGAGTTCTCTGCCCTGGAGGAGCGCCACAAGTTCCTGTCCGAGCAGCTCGAGGACCTGAAGAAGACCCGGGCCGACCTGCTCCAGGTCGTGAAGGAGGTCGACGAGCGCGTCGAGCAGGTCTTCACGGACGCGTACCGGGACACCGCACGCGAGTTCGAGGGCGTGTTCTCGCGCCTCTTCCCGGGCGGTGAGGGCCGGCTGGTGCTGACCGACCCCGACAACATGCTCACCACGGGCGTGGACGTGGAGGCCCGGCCCCCGGGCAAGAAGGTCAAGAGGCTGTCGCTGCTCTCCGGCGGCGAGCGCTCGCTGACCGCCGTGGCGATGCTGGTGTCCATCTTCAAGGCCCGGCCCAGCCCCTTCTATGTGATGGACGAGGTCGAGGCGGCACTCGACGACACCAACCTCCAGCGGCTGATCCGCATCATGCAGGAGCTCCAGGAGAGCTCCCAGCTGATCGTGATCACCCATCAGAAGCGGACGATGGAGGTCGCGGACGCGCTCTACGGCGTCTCCATGCAGGGTGACGGTGTGTCCAAGGTCATCAGTCAGCGGCTCCGCTGA
- the mutM gene encoding bifunctional DNA-formamidopyrimidine glycosylase/DNA-(apurinic or apyrimidinic site) lyase, whose translation MPELPEVEVVRRGLERWVSGRTVGGVEVLHPRAVRRHLGGGGDFAARLLGRRIGTARRRGKYLWLPLEDGGSAVLGHLGMSGQLLVQPETAVDEKHLRIRIRFEDGLGTELRFVDQRTFGGLSLHDTTPDGLPDAIAHIARDPLDPEFDDAAFHMALRLRRTTIKRALLDQSLISGVGNIYADEALWRAGLHYDRPTAGLTRPRSAELLGHVRDVMNAALAVGGTSFDSLYVNVNGESGYFDRSLDAYGREDEPCRRCGTAIRRRPWMNRSSYFCPRCQRPPRPPRSLPRVTS comes from the coding sequence GTGCCCGAGCTGCCCGAGGTGGAAGTCGTGCGGCGGGGACTCGAGCGGTGGGTCTCCGGGCGGACCGTGGGCGGCGTGGAGGTCCTGCACCCGCGGGCCGTGCGCCGGCACCTCGGCGGTGGCGGCGACTTCGCGGCCAGGCTCCTCGGCCGGCGGATCGGGACCGCCCGGCGGCGCGGGAAGTACCTCTGGCTGCCGCTGGAGGACGGCGGCAGCGCCGTCCTGGGACACCTCGGGATGAGTGGGCAACTGCTCGTCCAGCCGGAGACCGCGGTGGACGAGAAGCACCTGAGGATCCGGATCCGTTTCGAGGACGGCCTCGGCACCGAACTCCGCTTCGTCGACCAGCGCACCTTCGGCGGGCTGTCGCTCCACGACACGACCCCGGACGGGCTCCCGGACGCGATCGCCCATATCGCCCGGGACCCCCTCGACCCCGAGTTCGACGACGCCGCCTTCCACATGGCGCTCCGGCTGCGCCGGACCACGATCAAGCGCGCCCTGCTGGACCAGTCCCTGATCAGCGGTGTCGGCAACATCTACGCCGACGAGGCCCTGTGGCGGGCCGGGCTCCACTACGACCGGCCCACGGCGGGCCTCACCCGCCCCCGCTCCGCCGAACTCCTCGGCCATGTACGGGACGTGATGAACGCCGCCCTCGCCGTCGGCGGTACCAGCTTCGACAGTCTCTACGTCAACGTGAACGGCGAGTCGGGCTACTTCGACCGGTCGCTCGACGCGTACGGACGCGAGGACGAGCCATGCCGCCGCTGCGGTACGGCGATACGCCGGCGCCCCTGGATGAACCGCTCCAGCTACTTCTGCCCGCGCTGCCAGCGCCCGCCCCGGCCGCCCCGCTCACTGCCGCGCGTCACGTCGTAG
- a CDS encoding CAP domain-containing protein, which yields MGRHRRKKRVPGPVRTGLLGIAAAAAVGAVAVAAGLLPGGDVFTSGDGKTAAQQVREVASGDHEAQGGPSSSPSGRTTAETAPSPSKGMSSTSENGSPSAAAPKPPAKETPKKDAPAKKAAESKQSKQSKPTAAADGSGTAGTAGNDTAERKGSAPERRAAPAPAKPRPTAPSGETAAEAEVLALVNKERAKVGCAPVHPDPSLARLAGRFSSDMAARGFFDHTDPEGDSPWDRAAQAGVGGLGAENIARGQADARTVMNAWMNSDGHRANILNCEYRTLGVGVSFAQGGPWWTQDFGF from the coding sequence ATGGGACGCCACCGCCGGAAGAAGCGGGTTCCCGGGCCCGTACGCACCGGACTGCTCGGGATCGCCGCCGCCGCCGCGGTGGGCGCCGTCGCCGTCGCGGCCGGGCTGCTGCCGGGCGGCGACGTGTTCACCTCGGGAGACGGTAAGACCGCCGCCCAGCAGGTGCGCGAGGTGGCCTCCGGCGACCACGAGGCCCAGGGCGGACCCTCCTCGTCCCCGTCCGGGCGCACCACGGCGGAGACGGCCCCCAGCCCGTCGAAGGGCATGTCCTCGACCTCGGAGAACGGCTCCCCGTCGGCGGCCGCGCCGAAGCCGCCGGCGAAGGAGACGCCGAAGAAGGACGCACCCGCGAAGAAGGCTGCCGAGTCCAAGCAGTCGAAGCAGTCGAAGCCCACGGCCGCGGCCGACGGCTCGGGGACTGCCGGGACTGCCGGGAACGACACGGCGGAGCGCAAGGGCAGCGCCCCGGAGCGCCGGGCCGCCCCCGCGCCGGCCAAGCCCCGGCCCACGGCGCCGTCCGGCGAGACCGCGGCGGAGGCCGAGGTGCTGGCCCTGGTCAACAAGGAACGCGCCAAGGTGGGCTGCGCCCCGGTGCACCCGGATCCCTCACTGGCCCGCCTCGCCGGCAGGTTCAGCTCCGACATGGCCGCGCGGGGCTTCTTCGATCACACCGACCCGGAGGGCGACAGCCCCTGGGACCGTGCCGCGCAGGCAGGCGTCGGCGGGCTCGGGGCCGAGAACATCGCCCGTGGCCAGGCCGACGCCCGGACCGTCATGAACGCCTGGATGAACAGCGACGGCCACCGGGCGAACATCCTCAACTGCGAGTACCGGACGCTGGGTGTGGGGGTCTCCTTCGCCCAGGGCGGCCCATGGTGGACGCAGGACTTCGGCTTCTGA
- a CDS encoding sugar porter family MFS transporter — translation MTSTPQAQAPEGRKARPEHLSHVVFIAASAAMGGFLFGYDSAVINGAVVAIRDRFEVGSEALAQVIAAALIGCAIGAATAGRLADRIGRIRVMQIAAVLFAASAIGSALPFALWDLAMWRIVGGVAIGMASVIAPAYIAEVSPSAYRGRLASFQQAAIVTGIALSQLVNWTILTIADGDQRGEIGGLEAWQWMLGIEFVPAVLYGVLSFLIPESPRYLISVGRHPEARKVLRDVEGRAVDLDKRVVEIEQNMRHERKPSFRDLLGGRFLFLPIVWVGIGLSVFQQLVGINVIFYYSSALWQSVGVNPESSFFYSFETSIVNIIGTVIAMVLVDRIGRKPLALIGSGGMAISLGLAAWAFSYKTEVGDEVSLPGLQGTVALFAANFFVLFFALSWGVVVWVLLGEMFPGKIRAAALGVAASAQWIANWLITVTFPTLSDWNLSGAYVIYTVFAALSIPFILKWVPETKGKALEEMG, via the coding sequence GTGACCAGCACACCGCAGGCGCAGGCGCCCGAAGGCCGCAAGGCCAGGCCGGAGCACCTCAGCCATGTCGTCTTCATCGCGGCGTCGGCAGCCATGGGAGGCTTCCTCTTCGGCTATGACAGCGCGGTGATCAATGGAGCCGTCGTGGCCATCCGCGACCGCTTCGAGGTGGGCTCCGAAGCACTCGCCCAGGTCATCGCGGCCGCACTGATCGGCTGCGCCATCGGCGCGGCCACCGCCGGCCGGCTCGCCGACCGCATCGGGCGCATCCGGGTCATGCAGATCGCCGCCGTGCTGTTCGCCGCCAGTGCCATCGGCTCCGCGCTGCCGTTCGCCCTCTGGGACCTGGCCATGTGGCGCATCGTCGGCGGCGTCGCCATCGGCATGGCCTCGGTCATCGCCCCCGCCTACATCGCCGAGGTGTCCCCGTCCGCCTACCGCGGCCGGCTCGCGTCCTTCCAGCAGGCCGCCATCGTCACCGGCATCGCCCTCTCACAGCTGGTCAACTGGACCATTCTGACCATCGCCGACGGAGACCAGCGCGGTGAGATCGGCGGACTGGAGGCCTGGCAGTGGATGCTCGGCATCGAGTTCGTCCCGGCCGTGCTCTACGGCGTGCTGTCCTTCCTCATCCCCGAGTCGCCCCGATACCTGATCTCGGTCGGCCGCCACCCCGAGGCGCGCAAGGTGCTCCGCGACGTCGAGGGCCGGGCCGTGGACCTGGACAAGCGGGTCGTCGAGATCGAGCAGAACATGCGCCACGAGCGCAAGCCCTCCTTCAGGGACCTGCTCGGCGGCAGGTTCCTCTTCCTGCCGATCGTCTGGGTCGGTATCGGCCTGTCCGTCTTCCAGCAGCTCGTCGGCATCAACGTGATCTTCTACTACAGCTCGGCGCTGTGGCAGTCGGTCGGCGTCAACCCGGAGAGCTCGTTCTTCTACTCGTTCGAGACGTCGATCGTGAACATCATCGGTACGGTGATCGCGATGGTCCTGGTGGACCGGATCGGACGGAAACCGCTGGCCCTCATCGGCTCGGGGGGCATGGCGATCTCGCTGGGACTCGCCGCCTGGGCCTTCTCGTACAAGACGGAGGTCGGTGACGAGGTCTCGCTGCCCGGCCTCCAGGGCACCGTCGCCCTCTTCGCCGCCAACTTCTTCGTGCTCTTCTTCGCGCTCTCGTGGGGCGTGGTGGTGTGGGTGCTGCTCGGCGAGATGTTCCCGGGCAAGATCCGCGCGGCCGCGCTGGGCGTCGCCGCCTCGGCCCAGTGGATCGCCAACTGGCTGATCACCGTGACGTTCCCGACCCTCTCGGACTGGAACCTCTCGGGCGCGTACGTCATCTACACGGTCTTCGCCGCGCTCTCGATCCCGTTCATCCTCAAATGGGTGCCGGAGACGAAGGGCAAGGCGTTGGAGGAGATGGGCTGA
- a CDS encoding bifunctional DNA primase/polymerase, producing the protein MGFTIGGSRVREIRPGSRRRGRTTACTAVAECTGLWGWDVAPGARAAAGRCSCGDAGCPAPGAHPLEFAPEVPAGATLDEVAKAWAEVPGASALLPVGRTFDVLEVSEAAGRRALLRLERMGVPLGPVSATPTGRAQFFVAPGAARELPHLLYRMGWDDAGLDLRCLGTGHYVTAPPSDHAGLGPSRWLRPPALGSCEAPPQARLLLGTLAYICHRSTAP; encoded by the coding sequence ATGGGCTTCACGATCGGCGGCTCCCGGGTCCGGGAGATCCGGCCCGGCTCACGGCGCCGCGGCCGTACGACGGCGTGCACGGCGGTCGCCGAGTGCACGGGACTGTGGGGCTGGGACGTGGCGCCGGGCGCGCGGGCCGCGGCGGGCCGATGCTCCTGCGGGGACGCCGGCTGCCCGGCCCCGGGAGCGCACCCCCTGGAGTTCGCGCCCGAGGTACCGGCCGGCGCGACCCTCGACGAGGTGGCGAAGGCATGGGCGGAGGTGCCCGGCGCCTCGGCCCTGCTCCCCGTGGGCCGCACCTTCGACGTCCTGGAGGTCTCCGAGGCCGCCGGGCGCCGCGCCCTGCTGAGGCTGGAGCGGATGGGCGTGCCGCTGGGGCCGGTGTCCGCGACGCCGACGGGCCGCGCGCAGTTCTTCGTGGCCCCCGGCGCGGCCCGGGAGCTGCCGCATCTGCTCTACCGGATGGGCTGGGACGACGCCGGACTGGACCTGCGCTGCCTCGGCACGGGCCACTATGTGACGGCCCCGCCCTCCGACCACGCCGGTCTCGGCCCGTCCCGCTGGCTCCGGCCGCCGGCCCTCGGTTCCTGCGAGGCCCCGCCCCAGGCCCGGCTGCTGCTGGGGACGCTCGCCTACATCTGCCACCGCTCCACCGCCCCCTGA